AGAATTCTCTTCTCTACGGTTGTCCGCGATTTTAGAAGGTTCGCTATGTAGCgattgctgctgctgctgctgctgctgctgctgttactgTTACTGTTAGTGCTGCTGTTGTTGGGGGAGGGGGTGAgaggaagggaagaagaaaagagacggAGACCTCGATTGTTGCCCCAACTAAAACCGCGAAGGGTGCATCGCGATAAAAGGGAATCAGGGCCTGGCGGCCATTGTTGCCGATGGTTAAATTCTCGCATATATAATCGAGGACTTTGAACGCACAATGCGTCATAAATCAGCGATCATTGCAAGAGCGAGAAAGCGAATGTTTCTTCTTGCgcaaatcttcttcttcttcttcttcttcttcttcttcttcttcttcttcttttactttttcttcttttttttccactactttttcttcttctcttttataaaaaatgaaaaacaaaaagagagaaagaaaaagagataactaACGTACAACTTGAATACACAGTTCCTTAATATCTTTCTACTTCTGTCCCCTCCCTATCCCTTTGTCCTCCAATCACCcgcttatcaatatttttaacatcatTGATAcaactattaataaaaatttctcatccacatttttgacaaaatttttctccgccattttatcaaattcatcGCCATCATTTCGGATACTTTTTGTGAATGAATAGTAACGAATTTTGTATTCGTCGGAGTGTTGTTAAGCTTGTAAATACGTACGTGAGAGAACGATGAGTGATAGGTATGCTGATTTGTATTCAACGACAGTGTGGTTACGCTCGTCACCGTATTCCGCGAGATGAGacgaaaacgaaatgaaatccTGGATTTGCGATTTATTCCACTCGCGAATTCTACCGGGAGAGTTTATTAATCCAATAACGATCGACCTATACTCCTGTCAACGGCCATTGCGACTGATGCGAGACACGTATTTTGTTCTCTACGTACGAGCAACAATAGATATACGTACAGCAGACCATACATACCTCGATGACGCACTTCAATGTTATTAACTTGgactaaatttttttctttttctttttgcttttttttttctttttttccctttatttttgGAATGCGACTCAACGTATTCCTTTCAGAAagtattttcttcgaaatttgtCGACTGTGCTAATGATTATGAAAGTTGATTAAATTCTCAAAATGATGGACAGTTAGATATTATGAAAgtcgatcgaatttaatatGATGCCAGTGATTATGAAAGTAGAAATAGTGTTCAATtgagtaattaataaaaatatgacctagagttaaaaattatatttagaaaatatttgaatcgttatctatataaatgtaaaaaaaaaaagaaacgtaaaaagaaaataagataatgaagtcaaatttttacatttttataaatgctaAGTTAAATCAGCAGCAGCTCATTGGACATGAATTTCCAAAGGTGACTTAATGggaactaaaaaaaatataacgcgataatgcaaatataacattgtttattttataaacgtaGGACGAATGACCACAgatcattagaaaaataagacgtacaaaatataatattccgATGAAACGCATTACGTACTTATTGCACGCGCACATGGCAATATCTCCTACTGTAGTCTAATCGttatagaaaaatgtatacaaGATTAGACCATTGATAACGTGTCAGTATAACGTTCGTTTtcagattattataaaacaacaTTTCTTGCCGTATCACtattcttatttcattattagatGATTTCCATGGACAGAGACGTCGCGATTAATCGCAAAATGCCCTAAACGTAAATATCTGACTTTTTATAATCATCTTTCcaatcgaataaaatgattcatgttatatacatatataaattgtatatatgtatattatatatctcgtTCAAGGAGTccttcgatttaattttttcaaacgatcataattttcgtattactgaatatgtgtatgtatatgtgtgtatatgtatatatacatagtcggcatataacaatataattaacaagaaTATTTTGGATAGGAAGAAAcaatttgatagaaaaaacGTCTCGTTGTTTTACCTGAAACTAATCACGTATTCACGAGAGTATTAAGATGATAATTTGTTATGGAGAATTTAATGTCTTCCCAGCCAATGAAGCTGCTTTGGAAAGCACAATTTGAATGTCCATCGATggaaaattctaaaaaatcGAACAATAAAGAGTTaaatcatgttttttttttttttttttttttttttttcccttaaattttatactatcgtcaacaatttttattatatgaaaatgtatattttttattttctttctattattattattattctattaaatacTACATCTTACTTGCAAGAGCTTAACATTCGTTGCAAAATCACCAGCTAAAAGTTGGTCCCGCAATAATCTGTAACAtgtaatttcataaataagaaaaatatactcataaatatttgtacgataagaattttaataatttttgtatactTACAGAATCATTGCAcaacatatatgtatcaaaAAACTGAATCTACTTTCATCGGCAAAAAGGGAATCCCAAATTCTCATGACATCGGGTAATGGAAATTCttgcgaaagaagaagagtaagccatctaaaaaaaaaaaagataagtttACGATAAAGCATTGACGAAAGTGTCGATAAATTATCgacaaattgataaatatatttaaaaaagtatcGATAAGATATCCAACAAAAATCTCGATAAAATACCGACACAAAATATTAGTAAAACAGAGAACTATGTAACCAACaatagttatcattattaaaatgtaacaatactcaaaataatcattttatttataaaacaaaataccTAAAGCTGTAATACTGGGGACATAACTCTTGTTGATGCAGTCGTATCCAAATCTCAGGATCATTGGCCTTAACTTGCAAAGTCAATTTACTCATCATCGAATTTATACCAAATTCTGCTTCATCTAaagatttaatgaaaaagtcACGTATCTCTCCCATCAAATTAgtgaagcaaaaaaaagtaTCAGCCTCAGCATgttctgtaaaataaaatatataggataataaatataatattaaagtaatttaataaaattaatctatgtattgaaaaattaccTCGCCATTTCTGATCTGGATCACAAGCGAATGTATGATAAATAGGACCAACGATTTCGTTCATACCCTGTACGTACCCTTGCCCAGGATTCAATTTTGCATATAGGAACAATATTCTCTCTAAGACTTCCCAATGAGCCTCTCCACCTTCGGCTAATGGTGCATAGTCTTCTGCAGCTTTCCTAACGGATACTGCTATCTAAAAATAAGATTACATGTGATacattgtataatttataaaataacgtATAAGGGATTATTTATACGATACCTGCTGCTTTCCAAAGtagcacatatatataacaattattaattttcaaacatCATTACATAATAggagaatattataattgttttatacaTACCTTAGTCACTCCAAgtccttttctctctacaTTGGCACTTCTGAGAACTGTATGCTGTACTCTGTGATGTAAACGTTTTTGTCCACTATCATTGACTATTTCTTGACAAGGATAATCGGTACCTTGCTGGAAGAACGATATATCTGGACATAATCtcctgtaaataaatatatattaaatgcataaatataaaaaagaatattctaattaaataactCACCTAACGTCTTTATCTATTTGCAACAAAActtcattatctttaaaatatgttTGCCACTTGCTATCTGGATTCAAATTTAAAGGATGATCGTGTAATGTTACATCCACTCTTTCCCCATCCACATTAGTCTCCCCCGGAGTTACAATAAGATCCTCTGTAAATAATATCCTATGTAAAAGCTCCGTCTTCACactttaacattattattttaaattatattatttattaccaatattattattacaaattattaccAATAAATGTTTTGTAAAGTTCCCTCTTGCGCGTTAGTGTTTCAGACCAACTAACTCTGTTTGGAGGTAAATAATTCAACAGAAGTTTCCAACATAATGGTCTCAAACCACCTTCATCCGGTATTCctacaaataaacaaataatatttaaattgacaaagacaaaaaacaggaaaacacgaacaaaagtaaaataataagataatgtaTAAGATAATTTCAGAAGTAtgttataaagatataacaaACCATGAAAACATATTCGACGTAAACTTATTAAATCAATCTCATCGGCAATGAGAACATCATCAAAGTCGTTTAAcctaaaatatgaaaattatcagTATACATTAGTACGATCAAAAatcttcaaaaataatatacatataacataaaaatttgtatacaataaaaaaataacttacTTCTTTCGAAGAATACTCATATTGTAAACGTGTACTAGTTTTGTACATGCGGTTTTAATATGAAGATCTATCGTAAACGTGTTATCGGCACTTAACAGTCGTGTGGGCGTATTGTGATAGTTTTTTTCGCATTATTGCTAACAAATCACCGAATTAATGACAACCACGTACTTAACTGTTATTGTTTTACACCGGATTAAACGAGCTTCTTTATCTTCCATAGTCCTTCGACGTATTATCGAATTCAGAATACATATGTTTAAACTCGATTTAGTGTCTTCTTCTTACCTTATGGATAAAGACATGAGTTAAACAAAGACAACGATATATAACTTGCCATCTTAACATACAAttcaaatcgaatttattgtatttacatTTGCATATGTATCACTTGTTGCAAATACAttctatttgtatatatgtgattTGGTTGatgtatgaataattatattagaaaaaattagatatacatatgtaataacataacctctctctctctctctctctctttttctctcttcctctctctttctctctttctctccctcttcctctctcactctctctttagGAAATGCAGATGTTGTTTattgaagaaatttattgaataaaattaatgaatatttatttatattaaaacatatatagttcttatttcttttgatattacaaattatttttgtaataacaatatttatagtaaCATGTATTTTGGTATTTGTTATGATATAAaggtatatatctaataaaagttatgtctttttaaagaaaaacaattttttattgctatataaaatttatcattgcaaatttaaaaaaataatataattttcttaacaaaAGAAATCTTAACAAGAAGTTTGAAttgatgtttattattatactaaaaataagaaataaatatttctgaaACCATTTAATGAACATttcataatatcaaaaatcagTAAAATGttgttaataatagaaaaaaaacttttttgaaCGATTTCATATTCGTTTTTTCAAACTCAATGAGCCCGCTATTGGGCTTAACATTCCGCGCGAatttcaaaaatgaaattcatcAAAATCACATTTTTTAAGAAtgcataaaattaataaatatcacgaTAACAATTACACGTttcattcaataataattacacaTTTCACTATATCTATATCGAAGAACAACTAATGAcatcataattatttgttaataaataaaattacataaatactAACGCtatgtaaataagaaaaaagaaattttgaaacgATTTCATATTCGTTCTTTAGTCAATGAGCCCGccattaatcgaatattccgcgcgaatttcaaaaatgaaattcatacaaatcaaatttttcaagaaatattaaCTCGtacgtaaaattaaaaaatatcacaataataattacacgTTTCACTATacttacgtaaaaaaaaaaaaaagaagaaaaatcgtttaataacATTACATTCTACCATAGTTAAATTTGCTTAGACATTAACACCATGGAGTCATATGGCGGCTACACTAAACCCATAAAGATCATTCAAATCCAATTTTATTACGacaattataaacataataataacaaatgttACTTtcggtgtgtatatatatatgatagaataaacgcgattaaataaaaaataaaacaaaataaaaagaaaaggttagAAGAtcgttaaaacaaaaaacacgCTGGCATCAATTGTTTTTGACACGTGACCAACTTCACTTCAGATCTTTGACCAAAAGAAAGGCGGGTAACGTTCGACGCTAGTCACGCAGTACCAACCATTGTCcttcattcttattttcaatcgtttcaCGTATCgcgaaacaaaaaatgaaaaactcaCGTGATCTCTCTAACACCTATAAACATGAGATGATACGtcgttagagagagagaaagagaaaaaaaaaatatatatatatatatatcgtattttcaATCGAACGTAATCGTCGAATCAAATATCAGATCGGATCaacgttttattctttcatatttatatcgcGCTGTGAAAGATATGATCTGATTGGTTGAAAGTGAATTGTGCTTTTATCAATTGCTACGCGTGTTGTGACAAtgtgagaaagggagagagaaagaaagagagagagagtgagtgagtgagtgaaagagtgagtgagtgagtgaaagagtgagtgaaagagtgagtgagagagtgagagaagcaAGATCGAACTTTAGCACATACAGCGAAAAGTATAGTGAACGTTAAACGACAAACGGAAAGATAAGGAACATATAAGTTAGagtgagataaagaaagaaagagtgtaCTTAAGAGTGTatattaagagagagagagaaagagagagaaagagagagagagagagataaagagatagagagataaagagatagagagagagagaaaggaatatagatatatagagagaaagaaaaagacggagATAAATCGTCTGAGCGCTGCTGGTAAATAGGATCGAGTGCGCGATTCCATGACTTTGAGGTTGAAATCGGTGGAAAAGCAGTGCGGACGGCACTCGTGCCGTAATCACAAtggattttaaataattcgtgTTGCGTGcgacagagaaagaggtagagaacatagagagaagaaagtgtCGCTTGGAGTTTTGTGCccaagaattatttttctttctttttttatttgtttttttttttttcttttttcgttaaaattctCATCACACAGGTAAAGCTCTTTTCCCTTATGTACAAAGAGGAACCTACGAACGAACCGATGCGTTAATAAACGGCCAAAATGGAAGAGCAAAGCGTTCACAGCAGTATCAGTGATATAAATAGTGAGGAGGCCGTTAGAAGTGAGAGTAAGTTTCAACGAATTTCGGAGTatgtattttcaaatgaatgtTTTCTACCAAAATAACCTTCGtttctatcattttaatgATGAACACGCGAGTCCATTTTCATTTTGCAAATATGCAAGCACCTGTATGAACTAACCCTacctcactcactcacttgaTCCTCCGtatctctattttcttcgtaCATAAGTGTGTTCGTCTGTAtatgtgtttctctctctttttctctctctctctatctttcttgctCTCGCTCGCGTCTTGTATCTGTCATCTCCTTTCTTCCGTGAAAGATACGCGAGCATAGATACTTTTTCTTAGAGATCTGAACATTAGATGACTTATGTTTAGAGGATTAGCGAGCAACCAACCGATCAAATATTTCACGATTTTGCTACTCCCTACTTTGGCCTTGACTTATTCTCCAAAATTACGTCAGAGTCGAACGATTTTCTTACTGATGAATATATCCTTATATGTTTCTTCTATCGAATGGGtcgatgtatgtatttactcATCCCTCCAACAATATTGGCTTATCTTCGTTCctatcttatttataaactcttaccgattattatttacacgTTTTTAACT
This DNA window, taken from Vespa velutina chromosome 12, iVesVel2.1, whole genome shotgun sequence, encodes the following:
- the LOC124953247 gene encoding TBC1 domain family member 13 isoform X1: MSILRKKLNDFDDVLIADEIDLISLRRICFHGIPDEGGLRPLCWKLLLNYLPPNRVSWSETLTRKRELYKTFIEDLIVTPGETNVDGERVDVTLHDHPLNLNPDSKWQTYFKDNEVLLQIDKDVRRLCPDISFFQQGTDYPCQEIVNDSGQKRLHHRVQHTVLRSANVERKGLGVTKQIAVSVRKAAEDYAPLAEGGEAHWEVLERILFLYAKLNPGQGYVQGMNEIVGPIYHTFACDPDQKWREHAEADTFFCFTNLMGEIRDFFIKSLDEAEFGINSMMSKLTLQVKANDPEIWIRLHQQELCPQYYSFRWLTLLLSQEFPLPDVMRIWDSLFADESRFSFLIHICCAMILLLRDQLLAGDFATNVKLLQNFPSMDIQIVLSKAASLAGKTLNSP
- the LOC124953247 gene encoding TBC1 domain family member 13 isoform X2; translation: MSILRKKLNDFDDVLIADEIDLISLRRICFHGIPDEGGLRPLCWKLLLNYLPPNRVSWSETLTRKRELYKTFIEDLIVTPGETNVDGERVDVTLHDHPLNLNPDSKWQTYFKDNEVLLQIDKDVRRLCPDISFFQQGTDYPCQEIVNDSGQKRLHHRVQHTVLRSANVERKGLGVTKIAVSVRKAAEDYAPLAEGGEAHWEVLERILFLYAKLNPGQGYVQGMNEIVGPIYHTFACDPDQKWREHAEADTFFCFTNLMGEIRDFFIKSLDEAEFGINSMMSKLTLQVKANDPEIWIRLHQQELCPQYYSFRWLTLLLSQEFPLPDVMRIWDSLFADESRFSFLIHICCAMILLLRDQLLAGDFATNVKLLQNFPSMDIQIVLSKAASLAGKTLNSP